The Monomorium pharaonis isolate MP-MQ-018 chromosome 5, ASM1337386v2, whole genome shotgun sequence genome segment aaggcttactacactattgtagatccggccttatGCAAAAGTATGTGCGGGGGCCttaaggccctcacacatgaattgatataaccgtaacagtaagagccaccgcacaagctttttcgtaacacgttacgttacgttaagtgctccataaacctaagtttgtacttaaaattaaacttacatcaacgcacaaagaaacttttaacgtaagttcttaagttcttacgttaaggatttctttgtgcgttgatttaagttaaattttaagtacaacttaggttcatatggagtacttaacgtaacgtaacgcgttatggaagagtttgtgcggtggccctaaggtttcgaccaatcacgtacttgaattagccggttacggcaggttacggttatggtcgcccaatccgacgcgtcaaaaccttacgttatggttatgtcaattcatgtgtgagggcttttaaagggccatctacaatggagtgttttagccgtaacagcactaaaactacggcaatgctgtctagaataaaaacgacgtagcaataacatacaagccggccatcaaagaaaggcgaccaaaaactaatcccgaatgccccaacgctcatcgtaagcacgtaataaattggctcaatgtctgctgtaggctgtaaacagtaaagcaatacgaagtggagacattttctacgactactgctacggtctacgactctccattgtagatggcccttaaccGTAACCTGCCGTAACCGGCTGAATCAAGTGATTGGTCAAAATCTTAGGCCTGGTCTACAATGGATGTCGTAAGTCgtatcgtaagaaatttaaccaatcatgctcgcttttcttctctctttcttctctaagatcaactaTGATTGACTAGATTTCTTACGACACGACTTACAACATCCATTGTAGACTAGGCCTTACTCTGttatggttatgtcaattcgTGTGTGAAGGCCCTAAAGTCTTGTGTCTACGATCCGAGAACTTGGTCCAAGTTGGAtgtcaaatataaaagttactagaaaattatttgctcACAATCAGTCTATGGCTGCATTCGGAAACATCACCTGAATGCTCTCGGGTATTATTCTATCCTTGTTGTTCATTCTATGTgaaacaaagatagaatgataccAGAGAGCACTCGAGTGACATTTCCGAACGCAGCCTAAATATATTGGCCACGTTCAGCAGACACAACTGGGGCCcaattcttgaagtcattcgcaagagaaacgtatacgcaaatactcgctctaacagaaagttgtaagtttattggttaatagccatacgatagccaataaatttctaacttttctgtaagaacagaatttgcgaatacgtttctcttgcgaataaattcaagaatcgagcccctgttGAGCGAACGCTCAGcgattctttaatatgattgatTAGATCTAAAAGTAttaaccaatcatattaaagaatcactGAGCGCTCACTCAACAGTTGTGTCTGCCGAACGCGACCAATAGCAGCATGTCGGGGCATGTAACACGAACAGACTCAAATGGtcgttctttctagctgcactgttgcaccggtgcaataagttaaagtaagacaagtatattttttctcatttggtctgttctttctatctacactgttgcactggtgcaataagttagaatgagaaaaaatatacttgtcttactttaacttattgcaccggtgcacagtgcagctagaaagaacagaccaattctaacttattgcaccagtgcaacagtgcagctagaaagaacagaccaaaagTTTATTGAGTTCATCCAAGTTCTACAGAAATAACAGAAGTCTTCTGGAGTCTTCTGTCCCTCGTTTCTTTCGTATTAGCGACAGGTTGTGCTTGATTTCACTTTCAATCCTTTCAAATTAAGTGAGCAACGCCATTCTGGTGTGCGCGGACGCAAGTCTCGTCAAGTCTCGTATGTCGAGATTGACAAGTCAACAAGTCGAATCAACAAATATAGTCTCTTTTTTACTGATGAAATTTTTACCGCGCCGCGGCAAGAAAGCGATGATATGACTTGTAAAGTTCAACGTgactttgaattaaaattcatcGTGTCATAACGCGGCGTGACAAAAATTCGTCCGACAACTAACGGcaaagaatttttgtttagCGCCGGTTACGCGCCGAACAGCTAAGATTAAAATGGAATCAGTGGGACAGAGTCAGCTATCTAATACCAATGACAGTTCTGATACCAAGGGGAGGTgagttattttctttttttttatggtaGAGGAATTTCTATTCCAGATTTTCTGTTCTCACTTATTGCATTCCATTTAACGCTTACAACGCTCGCGAGCGtcatttatccttgtttaatatttgataaataataaggaTGAAATAATTCCACGGTTGTTGCGAGCATTAAATGGAACGCAGCCTAGGACAAGTATGTGAGCAATAGGACAGAACAAAGTAGTTGTTcatcttttgtttttacactTTGttctaattctattaaatcaGTCAATAAGCTTTGTGGAAAGCTCATTCAAAACTATTATAGTCAGAATTATAACTGcttatcttttattgttatagCTGCTTATTACTTCGCTATGCTAGCCAAAATTCTTTGGACGAAAGCTCACAGAAGCATATTCCTCGTGAAAATGGAAAGGATAAACCACCATATAGAAATCATCATCACACAAATCGAGCCTTTGATGTTATCAATGAGATgagaaagtatatatttttattcattgacataccatttatttttatagaatttaacCTTATTCAGATTTAGATAACCAAATGTGTAAAACAAATCTGTGATTGCTTATTATGTTGACTTGTCATATATTTGCCTTAggcaaacaattttaaatatattaacattgaAGCTACACAGATAATATGTATGCGTGTGTGCATGTGTTTAATAATGTGTATTGCtacttttcatatttaacatttcttgTATTTGTCAGGTTAATTAACACAGTTGATcaaatttcttattgtttCTAGTTTAAATTGTTCCATTCTTTTTAAGACGTGAAGTACTATTAACATTCAGcattatgttttttaactttatgttttagtatgtttcataaaatttctatacaatctatttatattcaaatgcATAGCAAGCCACATTATACATTCTTTGCaaattattgtgtaataattaaaaaaaattaataatagtataagAAGAGTCAAGAAACGCATTAGgtcaaagtaatattaaagtgtTTCTAATTTGTTAAAACGATAACAAGGAGTAAACCTATAATTGTCtcataaaacgtaaaaaaattaaaatgattttacaaAAACGTTTACGTTTCGACTAGTACATAGTTTTCTTCAGGattaataaattgtgtaaaaccaatataaaaataaaatgacagaaaaaaaatatacattaaatatttaagacaaTGGATAAGAACATAAGTTTCATCCATCCATTCCatccataataaaaaaagccgTGTAGACGCGAGAAGTGCGCGTTTGATCGTGccgtattgttgtcgcttttccgcgatacTGATTGCGGTTTTCTTGCTTGATTCACTTCGTGGCACGAGAtagtgtaaaatataataattttagttattaatattttaaataattaattataaatagtttttaaatgtatttgtaataGTAAAACATTCAATTTAGCGTAATTgttgcatattattattattgataaatcaAGGTTCAAATCTTTAAGATTCCAATATTGAAACTAAAGTTTTAGGTAGCTGTGAATTACAACGCGTAGAAGCTTGGAACTCATGGGTTCCAAATCTGAGACAAATTGCACTGCAGTGATGACCCCCCACTATTCCAAGAATCGTTGGAATACTTGTACAAACTTGAAAGCGCCGGATCCCGGTCTTTAGTAATCTCTCGGTTTCAAGATTATTTCAGTAGCTGTAGTACCAAGTTTTCATTGTAACAAACTCAATTTTTGATGCAAGAAAGTTCAATTATGTTTGGAACctcaaaaaacaaaattttggacttagtttcaaattttttttcgtgtagATATTATCAAAGCGAGAATATTAGGACATGTACAGCTCGGCAGTTAGAGGTGGAAAGGAAACTTCACTGtctgtttgttttattttattatattactatgtttttatattttggcattttatattttctgttgCGACAATTAGGACAGTGAGATTAcacttgttttttatttcttaacttATGTTCTTATCCAttgtcttaaatatttattatatattttttttctgttattttatctttatattggttttacagaatttattaattctgaaAAGGACTATGTACTAGTCGAAACGTAAAcgtttttgtaaagtttaattttttaatttttcatgaaaCAATTATAGGTTTACTCCTTACTatcattttaacaaattacataCACTCTAATATTTTGACCAGCTAGTTTTTTACCCTTATACTATCATTGCTTTGCATTACCGAgccttatattttaatctttaaaaaattatgttttatataatttatattcttatctttattttgataaagttttgataaattttttagaataatttatttccaaatatattaggtgtacaactttgctttcGCCGTTTTCCAATAGATGGCTGTAGCGGTAAGTGGTGatcgaaataaatagattGTAGACATCATACAAAAAGCGTAGACATCATACTCTAGgcatttgtaaacataacgccatcgaaatattagtcgatttgtgtctgcatcataaagttattctcaattgaaaatgattactttctctctctctctctctctctctctctctctctctctctctctctctctctctctctctctctctctctctctctctctctttccttctacctattacttaattcttgcaatctgaaaaaaaatttaattttaaagttgtatTATTAAGGCATAAGATTTAAGGATGTATCAGACTGAAgttcaaaatggtacaaagttgctaaaaatttgtgaaattgttttttcagtttccctaatgtactgtaaaaaattgaaaacgcatccactaaacggttgctgagttataactattttaattttatatagacgATCTTGACAGatgaaacagctaaaaaaatatttaaaaaatagtaccagtgttttgaatttttttgccaTCTAATATATGAAGAGATGAAAATCtctgccaagtttcaattgtaTTTCACTGcaccatttaaaaaaaataaaataatttgagataattgtgcattttcactgtcaaaagtttaaattcataagtgaaaaaaatcgtaaatacgtgaaaaatacttttgtaagagtaaaaatgagactccaactatcgttcaagtttcttacatttagatttactatgcgttaggcgtagatatttaagtatttcaaatttcatgcacttttgttTAAGATTATATATCCAATACATccttaagaattttaattttcaaactttattttgtttaaattaatttttaacatatttaatgtcaattaatattattgtggaTTACATTGTTTTCGTCGTGAAAAAATGAGATTCATATAGCACAATATTGATTTCAGTCTATCTGTTCAATGCAGAATGTTTGGGAAGGAATGGGTTACATTTTTATCCTAGTATGACGTTTGAGATGGAATAGATTTATTGTTCtagagttaaaaatatttctaagatAAACAGCATACTATTACTACTATTTAGGAAAAATTTACTCTGTGACGTCATCCTGGTAGCAGACGGTGGTATGGAAGTACCAGCTCACAAAATGGTCCTTGCTGCATGTAGTCCTTACTTTTATGCCATGTTTACGAGTTTTGAGGAGCGTGATCAACAGAGAATAACGTTGCAAGGCGTGGATTACTCAGCGTTAGAATTATTGGTAGATTATGTTTATTCCGCCAAAGTCCATGTCACAGAAGATAATGTACAGGTGCTCCTACCCGCTGCAAATTTGCTACAATTAACGGATGTTCGTGACGCCTGTTGCGACTTCTTACAAGCGCAGTTACATCCGTCTAATTGTCTCGGTATTAGAGCATTTGCGGATTTGCATGGATGTCTCGAGTTATTGGCACATGCAGATAGTTACATCGAACAGCATTTCTCGTAAGTTACATATCAAGTCCCGATTTACTCtgtcatattatattatgcttTTAAAAGTATTCTTAATATCATAGAGAAGTGGTTGACACAGAAGAATTTTTAACGCTAGCACCTGAACAAGTAGCTAAACTCATCTGTAGCGATCGTTTAATGGTACCTTCCGAAGAAAAAGTGTTCGAATGCGTTATTTCATGGGTACACCACGATCTTGAAAAAAGACAAAACAATTTGGCTCTGTTAATGGAACATGTGCGCTTGCCTTTGCTTTCTCAAGAATATCTAGTACAACGAGTGGAAGAGGAACCACTCCTCAAAGCGAATTTACAATGTAAATTTGTTAAGTATTATAatgtacatgtataaaaaaaatatacatattctgTAATTTCCACAGGCAAGGATTTCCTGATTGAAGCcctaaaatatcatttattgaAAGGTGAGCAAAAATCATTATTCAAAACTCCGCGTACAAAACCAAGGCAACCAAGAGGATTACCTAAAGTATTACTCGTTGTTGGTGGTCAAGCGCCAAAAGCGATAAGAAGTGTTGAGTGCTACGACTTTAAGGAAGAAAAATGGTATCAAGTTTCCGAGCTACCCACACGACGATGCAGAGCCGGTAAGCGTTAGTTAATTTGTGATAGCattgttctctttttttattgtaatgcaTGACTATATTGTGTTGAATTTTAGGACTCTGTGTTCTCGGTGGACGTGTATATGCCGTTGGTGGATTCAACGGATCATTGAGAGTAAGAACGGTTGATATTTACGATGCTGCGGCAGATCAGTGGTCACCTTGTCCTGAGATGGAGGCGAGGAGATCCACGCTCGGTGTAGCCGTGCTTGGCAATTGCGTTTACGCTGTACGCTATTACATCTCCcgtttttcttctatatttttattaatattaatttatacttgaaatttagaaaattttgattatatagaagatatttttgttctcttctctttataattgatattttatgtataggTCGGTGGCTTTGATGGTTCAACGGGGTTAAATTCGGCCGAAGTTTATGACCCACGAACTCGCGAATGGAGACCAATAGCACGAATGTCAACGCGGCGTAGTAGCGTAGGAGTCGGCGTCGTCAAAGGATTGCTGTATGCTGTGAGTTTATATCAAATACCGTTATATACTTTGAAGACAATGCTCCGTGTTACATGTTTAGCATAAAGAGATTTTGTGATTAGGTTGGCGGTTACGATGGAGAATCTCGACAATGTCTCTCCAGTGTCGAGTGCTATAATCCAGAGAAAGATCAATGGAAATCTGTGCCTGAAATGTCGGCACGTCGCAGCGGTGCAGGTGTTGGTGTTCTGGATGGTATTTTATACGCGGTAGGAGGTCACGACGGTCCATTAGTACGAAAAAGCGTAGAAGCATTCAATCCAGAGACGAATCAGTGGACTCCTGTTAGTGATATGGCATTGTGTCGTCGTAATGCCGgtaatatgattaatattttatttattctctttttccccacattaatatctttcataaacctaacaaatattaacattaaataggTGTTGTATCATTAAACGGACTTTTATATGTGGTGGGTGGAGACGATGGTTCCTCCAGTTTGGCATCAGTAGAAGTGTATTCTCCAAGAACAGATACCTGGACTACTTTGCCGACTTATATGGGAGTTGGACGTAGTTATGCGGGTGTGGCGATCATCGATAAGCCAATGGCCACTGCAACGACAATGTGAGGTCTACAATCCGCTGGGCATGCGACAGAACAAAATATGGATTCGAGTACCGAGATATTGGATTCCTCACGGGAAGCCGGGCccagcggtgtgcaaatacaAAGTCGTGGCGTTAGTCACAATTGTCAAGGCCCGCGGTGCATTTGTCAAAGATATGAAAATGGTGAATTAGCCGCGGTTATAATGAATCAAGGTAGAAATCAGGAAAGGGAGGATAACTATCAAAACGCGGGTTATGTCTCACGTGTCTTTCAAAATCGTTCCAATGGCACGTCACAGATACATCCGAATTTGAATCCAAATTATCAAAATCCGATTGATCTAATACGTAATTATCGTCGACTACAGCAACAACAACCACAGCAACAGCATCAACAACAACAAGAACCGGAAGAAAACATTTACGAGCGTTTAGACAATGACGATGACGAAGATGATAATCA includes the following:
- the LOC105837288 gene encoding ring canal kelch homolog: MESVGQSQLSNTNDSSDTKGSCLLLRYASQNSLDESSQKHIPRENGKDKPPYRNHHHTNRAFDVINEMRKKNLLCDVILVADGGMEVPAHKMVLAACSPYFYAMFTSFEERDQQRITLQGVDYSALELLVDYVYSAKVHVTEDNVQVLLPAANLLQLTDVRDACCDFLQAQLHPSNCLGIRAFADLHGCLELLAHADSYIEQHFSEVVDTEEFLTLAPEQVAKLICSDRLMVPSEEKVFECVISWVHHDLEKRQNNLALLMEHVRLPLLSQEYLVQRVEEEPLLKANLQCKDFLIEALKYHLLKGEQKSLFKTPRTKPRQPRGLPKVLLVVGGQAPKAIRSVECYDFKEEKWYQVSELPTRRCRAGLCVLGGRVYAVGGFNGSLRVRTVDIYDAAADQWSPCPEMEARRSTLGVAVLGNCVYAVGGFDGSTGLNSAEVYDPRTREWRPIARMSTRRSSVGVGVVKGLLYAVGGYDGESRQCLSSVECYNPEKDQWKSVPEMSARRSGAGVGVLDGILYAVGGHDGPLVRKSVEAFNPETNQWTPVSDMALCRRNAGVVSLNGLLYVVGGDDGSSSLASVEVYSPRTDTWTTLPTYMGVGRSYAGVAIIDKPMATATTM